Genomic DNA from Kluyveromyces lactis strain NRRL Y-1140 chromosome C complete sequence:
AGTTGGAAAGACGAAACTTCGACCGTTTGCCAGATTAATAAATGCCTTTTATAGTACCTCGTTACACCAAGCTTAGTCAGGACGCCTTACTTTTTCTGCTGCATGTTAAACCTGCTTTTTCATAGATTTCTGTGTTGTATTTCGTTCAATGCTCTGTTAGAGGCGATGAGGTTagcttttgatatttcattgaaatgtTGACAGACATCAACAAAAAGCTATGTCAGCACTTATACCAAGTTGAGTGGTTCTGTAGCAGAACATCCAGTTATCATAATGCAACGATCCTTCTATGAAATTTTGGGCATTGAAAGCGATGCCAGTAATATCGAAATTAAAAGAGCTTATAGGGCCATGTTACTGGAAACACATCCTGATAAATCTGGATTGAATTATAATTCCAACGGAAACAATACATCTAGTCATTCTGTTACTGATATCCAGGAAGCTTACCAGACCCTCATTGATCAGGATTTGAGgaaaaaatatgatgaGGAACTTGCTGAATCGTTCAAGAAACTTGGCTTTCACAATGCAGGTGATGGTCTAGATCTTTTCTCTCTAGATCTGTTCGATTACAGCGGAGATGAACAATCTTTTTCGATGAATTGTCCCAGGTGTCAAATAACTGATGGGTTCCAATTAACCGAAGATGCTTTGGAAGAACATGCGATAGATTATGAGGGAGGTGGATATTTCGTATTGGTGCAATGTTCGGCTTGTTCACTATGGTTGAAAGTCTTATTTGACGTTATGGAAGAGTGATGTGACATATCAATTATGTTTTCACAATTAAAACCTGAAGAACTTCCTTATATTGTATCTATTGTGTCATGAAAAATTCACACTATTTACAGGTATGTTTCTTTACTTATGCATACTAAGAGCCACGTCAAAAAGCATACTGAATGTATCTAGATTTTTACGGTTCTTTCTCCGTATTTGTTTGCTCAGCGTCCAATATGGAAATGAAGGCTTTAGAGATAGCTTCAAAGTCTGTCATGAGGCTTACATGTGGCATTTCGCTAGCTATCTTTGCTACAATAGGAAAGCCGCATTTTTCTGGAAGTAACCACTTGTGATGTACAACACCGTCACCAGGTCCGTAATAAAAGTCTTGATACAGTCCTTTCTTTATCTCCTCCCGATTTTTAACCTTGGCACCTCTGACCGTCGGAACCCTATCACCATATACTATTGCTAGCGGCGGATATGTCTTTTCAGAATCGTGTTCTAGTTGATCTAAGAAACGCTTAGTCTTTGGAAGAATCCTTTTCAGATAGTTATAAGAGTCCTCAAATGAAGTGATAAAATCGTTTTCAGTCTCgtctttcaaaagattgcTCGATGATTTGATCATTTTGACTGGTGATAAGATTGCCAACTTTAAGGAGTCTTTAACCTTGTCTATTTTTGATGtgctttctctttctttacttACTAACGGAGAAAGACCGTATTCCTTCCACACATTCggatcaaagaaatcaagaTCATATCTTTCATAGGTATCTTTATTGATAAAACATCTACCATCATGCGgcaaaaaataaaaactgCTTCTCATAAAGAAATTACTCTCTGCGTTCAATATGCTTTTGTTTAGTATAACTTCATCACCAAATCTTAAGGGACCTAAAATATTAGGACACTGACTCGGAGCCCCTACATAAATTATTCCTCTTATCAAGTGCGTATAATCTTGTAAAACTTTATGTGCCAGAAGACCACCCATCGAGTGCGCAATTAAGAAAGTTCCTTTTTTTATCGTTTGTTTATCATAAAGTTCTTGGAGCTTATCCTTTAATTGTGTTGCCGTAATATCTAAAGATAATCTCCAATCGTATCCAAAGTCTTCTACATTAACGTTTGGATTCATCTTTAAGCGTCGTATTAGTTTCCTTGCAACATCTATTGGCCCGATATGGGTCAACATACCATCGGGAATTATGGTTTCTGTTGCACGaagttcatcatcttcttttggGCCTAATAAAAGGTTGATCTTCCTAATATTAAAACCAGCCTTTATTGGTATCCACACACGTTTCATAGTTTCAGCATTTCTCAATATACTACCACGATAGCCTCCTAAAATTACAACATCCCCTTCCAACTCGTCCCAAACAGTTTCAAGCCGTGAGACTGAATACCCATCTTCTGTGATTTCTTCAGGATCTatattggaaaaacttCTAATTGCGTTTATTAAGGTTTCAGGTTTTAGAGCATGTTTCACTGCTTTTGATCTTACGTTTTGAATTCCTTTATTATTAGCAAACAGAAAGCGCTCCTCGATAGATGTAATAGATTCTTGACGctttaatttcaacttaatttgatttctatctaattttctgttttctttatcatctGAGCTGGTTGTTGGTTCAGTAACTCCATCGTTGCTTATTTGCTCATTGGACAAGAAAGCTCTAATTGATGTCAATGGAGATACTGGCAAAAGATTTTTACCCCCGAATGGAAGACTGAAGGTAAAAATCTTATGTGATGGCTTCGTATCAAATGAACTTATCTCAGATTCATCACTCTCGACATCTTTTGATACTTTTTCCTGCGCATCtagtttctttggtttagATTCAACAAGGTCGGGACTTGCCAATAAATTACTGAAGTCTTCTTTCCTTGATTCGCCCTCGTTActttcttcctcatcttcataaAGGGATTTAGCACCGGTGCTTTTCCGTCGTTGGGTATTCACTCTTGAAATAACCGCAGATCCACCAATAAAGGAGCTTGCCTCTTCTGCATAAAGGTCCTTCGGGGATTCATAGCTTGTGACAGAGTTTACGTCAAGCTGACTTTGAGCGGCCTCTTCACGTTCTAGATCAGAATCAGTAGATAATTGATCTACAGGCATCTCGTTgtgatttgatttgacCAGGactttccttttcaatatttgcTGCCGAGCGTACCATCTGATTGGAAGTTGCTTTAATTAGTTGTCGATTTCCTTAAATATTTTTTGTCACAGATAACTGTCAACAAGATAGAATAGGATGGATTCAAAGCCCTAATTCTTCAAGTTATGAAAAATGTACCATTGTTGCACCGTAAGAAGAACTGAACGTCTTATTTGTAGAACTTAATCGATTTTCCCATTTTGATGTTAATCGACGTCTCCCATTGCCTTTATTTGTTCATGTGACCTAGattcaacatcaaaattttcCTTTAGCTCATTCCAGAAAATTTAATGGATTTTAAAACCTTCACCTTCGTAGAGCTAAGTAAATGATAACATTAATTTGCCGAAAAATCTCtctattattatttacTGTGCTCCTGAATCCAAGTCTAGGTTTAACTACTAtatctttgatatatttttgCTGCGCTAAGTACTGCTTCCGGCTTGTCTCAGTAGTATATGCTTGCTAGAAAAAGATTAGCTATAATTGAAGCCATCAGGAAAGTAAGAACAATGTCCGCCCCAAAAGTGGTTCAGCCAAAATGGTTCAAGCCAGAGCAACAAAAACCCCTACCAGTGCTAAAATTGTACAATACCCTTACTAGAAATAAGGAAGAATTTGTAACCCATTCTAATTCGAAGTGTGTTACTTGGTATTCTTGTGGACCAACTGTTTATGATGCTTCACATATGGGTCATGCCAGAAACTACGTCTCAATTGATATAAACAGAAGAATTCTTCAGGATTATTTCGGTTACGATATCAATTTTGTACAAAATGTTACTGATATTGACGACAAAATTATTATTAGAGCCAGACAGAACTTTTTGTTCGAAGAATATGTTAAAAGAAATGACAATAAAGTAACCGAAGATactgttgaagaagtcaAAATATCTTTGTTTGAGTTCGTCGAAAAGAATTTAAATCAGAAATTTTCCACCGTTGAGGAATATGAATCTTGGTTTAGCGGATTAGATTTAGAGAAGGAGAAAG
This window encodes:
- a CDS encoding uncharacterized protein (similar to uniprot|P47139 Saccharomyces cerevisiae YJR098C Hypothetical ORF) codes for the protein MPVDQLSTDSDLEREEAAQSQLDVNSVTSYESPKDLYAEEASSFIGGSAVISRVNTQRRKSTGAKSLYEDEEESNEGESRKEDFSNLLASPDLVESKPKKLDAQEKVSKDVESDESEISSFDTKPSHKIFTFSLPFGGKNLLPVSPLTSIRAFLSNEQISNDGVTEPTTSSDDKENRKLDRNQIKLKLKRQESITSIEERFLFANNKGIQNVRSKAVKHALKPETLINAIRSFSNIDPEEITEDGYSVSRLETVWDELEGDVVILGGYRGSILRNAETMKRVWIPIKAGFNIRKINLLLGPKEDDELRATETIIPDGMLTHIGPIDVARKLIRRLKMNPNVNVEDFGYDWRLSLDITATQLKDKLQELYDKQTIKKGTFLIAHSMGGLLAHKVLQDYTHLIRGIIYVGAPSQCPNILGPLRFGDEVILNKSILNAESNFFMRSSFYFLPHDGRCFINKDTYERYDLDFFDPNVWKEYGLSPLVSKERESTSKIDKVKDSLKLAILSPVKMIKSSSNLLKDETENDFITSFEDSYNYLKRILPKTKRFLDQLEHDSEKTYPPLAIVYGDRVPTVRGAKVKNREEIKKGLYQDFYYGPGDGVVHHKWLLPEKCGFPIVAKIASEMPHVSLMTDFEAISKAFISILDAEQTNTEKEP
- the JJJ3 gene encoding Jjj3p (similar to uniprot|P47138 Saccharomyces cerevisiae YJR097W JJJ3 Protein required along with Dph1p Dph2p Kti11p and Dph5p for synthesis of diphthamide which is a modified histidine residue of translation elongation factor 2 (Eft1p or Eft2p) contains a DnaJ-like domain) — its product is MQRSFYEILGIESDASNIEIKRAYRAMLLETHPDKSGLNYNSNGNNTSSHSVTDIQEAYQTLIDQDLRKKYDEELAESFKKLGFHNAGDGLDLFSLDLFDYSGDEQSFSMNCPRCQITDGFQLTEDALEEHAIDYEGGGYFVLVQCSACSLWLKVLFDVMEE